One region of Acidobacteriota bacterium genomic DNA includes:
- a CDS encoding septum formation initiator family protein encodes MAVTTTSQQKRPQWLGYLLLIVSGGLVVNLLVGDSGLLAMRAANRQYAELEARIAALRQENEALREEARRLRDDPGRIEEVARGELGLMRPGEQVFIIRPDEPRELVP; translated from the coding sequence GTGGCGGTAACGACCACCTCCCAGCAGAAGCGCCCGCAGTGGCTTGGCTATCTGTTGCTGATAGTGAGCGGCGGGTTGGTCGTGAACCTCCTGGTGGGGGACAGCGGCCTGCTGGCGATGCGTGCCGCCAACCGTCAGTACGCTGAATTGGAAGCCCGAATCGCAGCGCTGCGGCAGGAGAACGAAGCGCTCCGGGAGGAGGCGCGCCGCCTCAGGGACGACCCTGGCCGGATCGAGGAGGTCGCTCGCGGCGAACTCGGGCTGATGCGTCCAGGCGAACAGGTGTTCATCATCCGTCCGGACGAACCCCGGGAACTTGTGCCGTAG